The following are encoded together in the Lathyrus oleraceus cultivar Zhongwan6 chromosome 3, CAAS_Psat_ZW6_1.0, whole genome shotgun sequence genome:
- the LOC127132628 gene encoding NAD(P)H-quinone oxidoreductase subunit K, chloroplastic-like, translating into MNSIEFPLLDQKTKNSVISTTLNDLSNWSRLSSLWPLLYGTSCCFIEFASLIGSRFDFDRYGLVPRSSPRQAYLILTAGTITMKMAPSLVRLYEQMPEPKYVIDMGACTITGGMFSTDSYSTVRGVDKLIPVDVYLPGCPPKPEAVIDAITKLRKKISREIDEDPISYQRENRSFTTNHKFYVGRSTHTGNLIKDYSINHHLFQR; encoded by the coding sequence ATGAATTCCATTGAGTTTCCCTTACTTGATCAAAAAACCAAAAATTCAGTTATTTCTACTACATTAAATGATCTTTCAAATTGGTCAAGACTATCCAGTTTATGGCCGCTTCTGTATGGTACTAGTTGTTGCTTCATTGAATTTGCTTCATTAATAGGATCGCGATTTGACTTCGATCGTTATGGACTGGTACCACGCTCTAGTCCTAGGCAGGCATACCTCATTTTAACAGCGGGCACCATAACTATGAAAATGGCTCCTTCTTTAGTTCGATTATATGAGCAAATGCCCGAACCAAAATATGTTATTGATATGGGAGCCTGTACAATTACAGGAGGTATGTTCAGTACCGATTCTTATAGTACTGTTCGGGGCGTGGATAAGCTAATTCCTGTGGATGTCTATTTGCCAGGCTGTCCACCTAAACCGGAAGCTGTTATAGATGCTATAACAAAACTTCGTAAGAAAATATCTCGAGAAATCGATGAAGATCCAATTAGTTATCAACGAGAGAATAGGTCTTTTACTACCAACcacaaattttatgttggacgCAGTACTCATACTGGCAATCTAATCAAGGATTATTCTATCAACCATCATCTATTTCAGAGATGA